One part of the Halobacteria archaeon AArc-dxtr1 genome encodes these proteins:
- a CDS encoding PRC-barrel domain-containing protein, translating to MSDILAENLSGKAVMGSDGTELGLLYNITMDLKSGRLHDLVIDPDEELRDQAIEIEHDDNGRFRVPVSNVQAVKDYIVVQR from the coding sequence ATGAGCGACATACTCGCCGAAAACCTCTCGGGGAAGGCCGTCATGGGCTCGGACGGAACCGAACTGGGGTTGCTCTACAACATCACGATGGACCTGAAATCCGGCCGCCTTCACGACCTCGTCATCGATCCCGACGAGGAACTCAGAGACCAAGCTATCGAGATCGAACACGACGACAACGGCCGATTTCGTGTTCCCGTCAGTAACGTTCAAGCGGTAAAAGACTACATCGTCGTCCAGCGCTAA